The Deltaproteobacteria bacterium genome includes the window GCCGCCCGAGCCGTCAACGATGATGATGTCGTCATTCTGGATCAAGCGTGAGGCGTCCTCGACACCCTGAACCGCCGGTATTCCCAGGGTGCGGGCAATAATACTGGTGTGGGAGGCCACACCGCCGAGCATGGTGACAAAACCCATGATGTATTCGAGATTGATCTGACTGGTCTGCGCCGGCGAGAGGTCGTGGGCGATCAGGATAACGCGTTTGTCGATTTCGGCAATGTTGACCGGTTCAGCGCCTATGAGGTGTAACATGATGCGATCGTACACGTGGGCGATATCCGTTGCCCGGTCCTTCAGATAGGTGTCGGTGATGTCCCGGAACATGGATTTGACCTTGGACACCGCCTTTTTGAGGGCCCATTCGGCGTTGATCTTTTCTTTTTGGATGGTTTCGATGGTACGGCCATAGAGCATTTTGTCTTCCAGGAGCACCACCTGGGTTTCCAGAATATCGGCATGCTGCTGCAGGTCCTCCGGGGTCCCCTTTATGATGTCATGCAGCTCTTTCTTGGCCCGCTTTACGGCGACCTTGAAGCGCGTGATTTCGTTTTGGAGCGAGGCGGCATCGATGTGGTAGCGCTGAACAACGTCAACACCTTCGCGGTCCACCAGGTAGGCTTTGCCGATACATATTCCCGGCGAGGTACTGATGCCTTTCAGGGCGATCTCGTGCGCTTCGATTTTTACTGTCATGCGTTTTTTATTCTCCAAAACCGCTCGCTACCAGATCGACCACGGCTTCCAGTATATCGTGGTCCCGCTCATCTTCGACGGCCACCGTGATGAGCGTGCCTTTGGGGCAGGCCAATCCCAGCAGGTCGATGATGCTGGTGGCATCGGCGCGTTCACCGTCCCTTATCAGCCAGACGCCGGCGTTGGCACCCCGGACCAACTCGGCTATTTTTGCCGCCGATCTGGCATGCAGCCCCAGATCGTTGACGACGGCCACATCCCTTGTCATCCGGTCTTTCATTTTCTTGCCCTTGATAATATAACAGAATCATGAGATTGCAATGCAGCACGGCTGATGTTTTACCAATCGGACATACGCTTGTCAATCGATCAGGTGCGGATCCGGCCGGGGGCATGCCGATACCGGGGGGCCGGGTCATTGACAACCCACCGGTTTGCTGATAAACAAGATATATCAATATAATTATTTGAGATTACAATAAAATATTACCT containing:
- a CDS encoding HPr family phosphocarrier protein translates to MKDRMTRDVAVVNDLGLHARSAAKIAELVRGANAGVWLIRDGERADATSIIDLLGLACPKGTLITVAVEDERDHDILEAVVDLVASGFGE